Genomic DNA from Thermovirga sp.:
TACCTGGAGGATCATCCTCAGGGCGCTGATCACCACCATGACCAGCAGGACGGACCTTATCCACTTATTCCCCTTTACCACGGAAAATTTTGTCCCCGCCCAGGCTCCGGCCATGCTGCCGATGGCGAGAGCCAAGCCATACTCCATGTTGATGAGGCCACTGGAAAAAAAGATGACGAAACTGACCACGGTGAAGCAGAGCGCGATGGAAGCCTTGAGGGCGTTGGCCCTCAAGAGGTCCTTGCCGGCCGTGGCCGCCAGGGCCCAGATGAGGAAAAATCCCACTCCCGCCTGTAAAAACCCTCCATAGGCGCCTATGACCATGAAAAGGGCCCCCTTGGCCCAGGCGGGCCATTCGGAACTTCGTCTGGTCTCCCACATTCTCGGCCTGGAGATGAGAAGAAACGCCATGAAGGAAATGAGAAGGGCGATGGTCACCTTCAGGAGGCGTTCATCCAGGTTTACGGCGAGAAGGGTTCCCGCCACCGATCCTATGGAGGCCGGGATGCCCAGGGAGAGCGACTCCCTAAGGGAAAGCACGCCTTCCCTCTTGAACTGCCCCGTGGCAACCAGGATTTGAAGGAGGATGCCGACCCGGATGGTGGCATTGGCCGATGAGGCATCCAGACCGAGAAAGATCAGGAAG
This window encodes:
- a CDS encoding sulfite exporter TauE/SafE family protein, which codes for MTPVMLILATLLGGVTGFINVVAGGGSLLSLPFLIFLGLDASSANATIRVGILLQILVATGQFKREGVLSLRESLSLGIPASIGSVAGTLLAVNLDERLLKVTIALLISFMAFLLISRPRMWETRRSSEWPAWAKGALFMVIGAYGGFLQAGVGFFLIWALAATAGKDLLRANALKASIALCFTVVSFVIFFSSGLINMEYGLALAIGSMAGAWAGTKFSVVKGNKWIRSVLLVMVVISALRMILQVLGT